A segment of the Natrinema sp. SYSU A 869 genome:
GTCATCGCGAACGGCGTCGAGTCGGGCTGTGGCGTCCTGCTCAACGAGACTACCGACGCGACGGTCGGCTCGGTCGTCGGGAAAGAGATCGATCCCGGCGGCGGCTACGCCGGTTTCCGCGTCGCCAACGGGACGCACGACGTCACCTGCGATCAGGTAGTCGTCCGGGGCGGTGCCCGCGGTATCTTCGGCGTTTCGGGATCACATAACATCACCATCGGCGAGGTGAACATCTCCGAGATGCTCGGCGGCGTCTTCATCGAGGACAACCAGAACTTCACCATCGAGGGCGGCGTCGTCAAGAACTGCGATTGGGAGGCCGTGCGCATCCACTCGCGGTCTGACTTCCAGCACGATCCAACGAACGGCGTCACGATCGCGAACCTCCGCACCTACGACGATCGACCGGCGGACGAGCGCGAGCAGAGTTACGGCATCTACGTCTCCGGCGGACAGACCTCGAACGTCCGGATCATCGACTGCGACGTGCGCGGCGGCGGTACCGACCAGAACATCCGCGTCGACGCCGACGACACCGTTCTCCAGAACAACCACGGCGGCGGCCTCGCGAAGGGTACTGCCTCCCTCGAGTCCGGCACAGACCCCGCCGCGACCGTCGAGGGCGTCAGCCCGTTCGGCTACCAGCAACCGTCGCTCCGGGCCGATCCCGTCGAAGCGGCGGGCGTGACGTTCGCCTACGATCACTATTTCCTCTGGAACGCTGACACGGAGGCGTGGGATCTCCACTTCGAGTGGAAGCGCGACCCCGGCCAGGACGTGGACGTCCAGTACGTCGTCGACAATCCGCGAGCGAACCTCGGGACTCACGAGTCGATGGACGACGGGGGAGAGTTGACGGAACTCGAGGCGGGGACCTACCGGCTCACCTCGGCGCTCAACGACGACGACATCGTGATGAGCGTCGACGGCGACCTCGCCGACAGCGCAAACGTCTACAACGACACCTGGGGCGAGGCGAACGGCCAGGTGTGGGACGTCACGGAACTCGAGGACGGCGTCTTCCGCATCAGTCCGACCGACGCCGACGGGCTCGCGCTCGAGACGGCCGACGGCGGGACCGATACCGGCACGAACCTCGAACTCGGCGCGTGGGAGGAGGCCGACCACCAGAAGTTCGAGGCTAACCCGGTCGCGCCGGACCGCTACTCGCTCGAGCCGACTCACGCGGACGACCTCGCGGTCGACGTCTGGGAGACGGATCCCGATCCGGGCGCCGATCTGCGCCACTGGAACGTAACGAACGGGAGCAACCAGCTCTGGTCGTTCCAGGACCCCCAAGACGGATAGCTGCGGTCCGTTTCGGCTCGAAAACGTTCCTCCGTTCGATTCGATCAGCGGCCGACTGTGAGACGGCGAGACTTTGTAGCAATCCAAATCTTGATACTCGTCCACAGAGTAGGTCGATTCGCGCACCGAAACGTGCGCTACAAACGGAATAGCCTCTGGCAAGTCTATTCACAGACATCTCCCTCTGTGGAGTATCACCCACCAGAGGGAGAGATTTCGAGACGACCGAGACGATCGGACCGCTGTGTCCGCGAGTGAACGGTGTACGGCGCGAAGCGGTCGAGAATCCCAGCGCGATGCTCGAGCCCAGCGGAACTGCTTCGTACTTCTGAGGACGCCGCGGGAAGGCAAATAGCCTGGAATAGTGATCCCGCGAACCATTCGAATAGTGCGAGACCTCCGGTGATAGTCGCCCCTCACTCGTACTGCCGGCCGGACCGGTTCCCGTCGACTGTTCGCGGCGAGAAACCGCTTTCAGGCGACAGGGCTGTTAGCTCTCTCTCCCGTCGAACGTTGGTAGGTCACCGAGATCGTCGGGTATCTCGACGACATAAACGTCGCTGCCGGTGCCGCCCCGGCTGCTGTCGAAGACGACGTAGTTCCCGTCCGGACTCAGCCTCGAGTGGGGGTGAACGTCGCCGTCACCGCTCCAACCGTGGGACGCCAGTTTTCGCGGCATTCGGTACTCGTCGGCGCCGTCGTCCCACTCCCAGAGCAGGTCGAAGGGAGCCCCGCGGTACGTGCCGTCCCCGACGGCCAGGTCGCGGGTATTGCTGTGGAAGTGTGTGTAGATGTCCGGCGCCGGCCACTCGCGCCGCTCCGTGCCGTCATACCGAACGTGGCCGAAGAACGGGTCCGGGTCGTCGCGGCTGCCCCGCCAGCCGTGGTAGCCGATCGTCTCGCCGTCGGCGAGCCAGTACTCGTGGCCGACGGCCTCGTCTTCGTCGGTCCGCCGGACGAGCCACGTCTCGTCCGTCTCGAGGTTCAGCGCCCGGATCCGGTCGACGTCCTCCCAGGTTCCCTCCTCGCAGTACGTGACGAGTTCGGGCCGGGTCGGCGACGCGTTGACGTGATTGAGCCACCGATCCTCCTCGACGTGGACCGTCGGCTCGTCGCCGGAGAGCGGAACCGAGATTACCTTTGAGTGGGGGCCAGCGTCCATTCGGTCAGCGATCCACTGCTCGCGGTCGTCCGACCGCCCCTCGATGTCGAGCACCTCCGAGAGAGCCACGACGGCCCGCGCTCCGTCGGCCGTCCCCGCGGCGATGCTCCCTGTGTAACCGTCGGGGCGTTCGTACAGCGGCGTCACCTCGAGGGACTCGAGATCGAGCACGACGAGCCGGTCATCGCACCAGAACAGCGCCGTCGGTTCGGTCGCGACGCGGGTGACGCCGCCGATCTCGGCCGGAAGGTCGGTCAGCTGCGTTATCCCGCCGGACTCGAGCGCGATTGAGTAGAGTTGCTGCGTCCCGTCGCGGTCCGAGCGAACGAGCAGCTGGCGGCCGTCGTCGTACCACCCCGGTTCGGTGAAGTACAGGTGTCGGCTATCGGCACCGGGATCGCTCGTCAACCGCGTGACTTGTGCGCCGGTCTCCGGATCGGTGAATCGTTCGCGCTCCGGTGGTAACGTCCGGCCGGCGTTTGGCCCTTGTCGTAACTCGTCTCCCATCTGGCTCGAGAAACGCCGTCAACACGCAAAAAGATACGCGACGGTGCGGTCGACTCGAGTCCGGCTACTCGGTCCCGCCAGTCCCCGAAATCTCGCCGGGTCGGCACTCGAGGATGCGGTCGCCATCGGCCGTCTCGATCGCGATGCGGTCGTCGCCGTCGGCCGTCACGAGTTCCGGCGTCCGATCGAAATCGACCGGTCCCTCGGGCGTCGCTCGGACGGCAGTGACCAGCCAGTGTTCACCGGCGTCGTATCGGTTCCGGAGCGTCGGGACGACCGTGCGCGGGTGCATGAGATTCGTATTCGGTTCCTCCGGGACGATCTCCGGCCGTCGATCGCCGCGCAGGTCGGTGATGAGACTCGTCCCGTTCGGATACGCGGCGCGGGCGGTCGCTCCCTCGGTCTCGTGGGAGAACCGCGTCGGGTCGTCGTCGCCCGTCCGATCGAGCGCGAATCCGCCCTCCTCGCTGTGAAGGGGTCGCGACGTCTCGAGGCGGTGGACCCGGACGTGCCAGGGAAGCGCCGGCGCCAGCCAGGTTTCGACGCGCACGTCGTCCCACGGGGTCCACAGCGATTTGAGGGTCGTCCCGTCGGCTTCGGTCGCGGTGACCGACTCGGGGGCGGGGGCCTTGTACTGGTCGCCGTCCGGGCTGAGCGCGAGCGAGCTATCGTGTCCCGCCTCCCCGAGGCCCGCGTTCTGCCCGGCCATAGAGAACCCGAAGGTCGCGGAGTAGGCGAACTTCCCGTACTTCTCCGGCCCGTAGATGCTGTCCTGGGCGAGCGAGAGCGCGAACAGGTGCTCGTCGTCCCGGCAGATGACCTTCCTGGGCTCAGACTGGACGACTGTCTCGGGTCGGTCGGGAAGCGGCTCCTCGTCGGCCTGCCAGAACGGGTGCGTCGGCTCGAGCGCGAGCGGCAGGAACGCCTTCGTCGCCCAGTACGGCGAGTTCGGCGAGTTGTACACCTCCGACGTCTTCAGCGTCGGATACCGGTATCCGACCGACAGCAGGCCGCCGTCCGTGAAGATCGGCTGGTTCAGCCACCAGCGGACGTTCCGCGCCCAGAGCCCTCTGATGACGCCCCACGGGAGCGGGTTCAGGTCCGCGAACGCGAGCGCGCCCCAGAACCCGGCCTGCGCGAAGCGGTAGGTGAGGCTCCGTCCGTAGGGGAGCGCGCGTCCCTCGTCGTCGAACCAGTGGACGTGACTGGTCGCGAACTCGGCGGCCCGCTCGCGAAACCGACCGGCCCGCTCCGGATCCTCGTCGCCGCAGACGGCGGCGTAGACGAGCCCGTAGAAGTGCATCGCCCACGGAAGGTAATAATCGATCGGGCTCCCATCCCCCGCCGGGCCGTCGGTGTACCAGCCGTCTCCCTGATAGAAAGACTCGAGGCGATCGAGCGACGCCTGTGTGCGCTTCCAGTCGTGGGTCGCACCAACCGATCGGAGGCCCATATTGACCATGACCCGGAAGAACAGCCAGTTGCAATCGTGGAGTTCGGCGTCATTGATCTGGTTCAGCCATCGGACGAGCCGTTCCCGCTCCGGTTCGGAGAGTGGGTCCCAGATGCGTTCGGGAGTCAGCGCGAGTCCAAGACCGATCGCGGCCATCTCGACGTGTTTCTGGGAGCCGTCGCCCGCCTCGCCCCAGTACTCGTCGTGAGCCGGGTCCGTGCCGTTGACGAGTCCGCGTCGAACGAGGTCCCACCGATCGGACGTCGAGTGGACGCTCAGCGGAACGAGACCCCACAGCGGTCTCGCGAACCCCTCGAGTTCGGCGGCGACGGCGGGAAAGTGAGCACCGGCCGCCGTCGGCCGCACTCGCGCGCCGCCAGGGCTGGCGTGATCGTACAACGGGTCGACGAGCCCCTCGACGGCTCGTTGGAAATCGGTTCGTGTCCGAAGCGGATTCTCTGCGATCGGATTCATACTCGATAATACTGTACTAATGGGAAAACGTTTGCTCCGATCGGGTCCCCACCTTCTGAGCCATCGATCGCCTGCGCCCGAGGATTAATGATAATTCGTCGGAGACTACCGGTCGATGACTCGAGACTGGGCCGACCCGGAGACGGTCGGTCGAAATCGGATCGATCCGCACGCGCATTGCCTCCCATACGCGGCGACGAGGAACGCAACCGCTGGGAATCGAGGGGCGTCGCCCTGGATTGCGACACTGAACGGGGAGTGGCGATTTCAGCTGTCGGAGACGCCGGCCGCCGCGCCCGAGACGGTCCACGATCCAGCGGCCGACGTGAGCGACTGGGACCGTATCGAGGTGCCCCAGCACTGGCAGACGACTGGCTACGGGGCACCCCACTACACGAACGTGGTCTATCCGTTTCCCCTCGATCCACCCCACGTCCCCACTGAGAATCCGACGGCATCGTATCATCGCTCCGTCTACGTTCCTGACGACTGGGACGATCGGCAGATCCGACTCCGATTCGGCGGCGTCGACTCCGCGTTCCATCTCTGGGTCAACGGCGAGGAAGTCGGGTACAGCGAGGGGAGTCGGCTCCCGTCGGAATTCGACGTGACCGACTACGTCTCAGCGGGCGAGAACACGCTCGCCGTCCGTGTGTACAAGTGGTCAACCGGGAGCTATCTCGAGGACCAGGATATGTGGTGGCTCAGCGGGATCTTCCGCGACGTCACCCTCTACGCGAAGCCGACGGTACAGGTTGCCGACGTCGACGTCCGGACCGAACTCGACGAGCAATACGAGGACGCCATCCTGCGGGCGTCCGTTGACGTGCGCAACGTGGGCGACGACGGCGGGACGGCCCGGATCGAACCGGCACTGCGCGACGAGGACGGCACGCCGGTCTCGACAATTCTCGAGGCCCGGTCCGTCACGCTCGAGGCCGGCGAGGCGACGACCCTCGAGTTCGTGACGACCGTCGAGGAGCCACGCACGTGGACCGCCGAGACGCCCCACTGCTACGATTTCGTGCTTAGCGTCTCCCACGGACAGGGCGACGACGAAACGGTCGTCACGCAGACGGTCGGCTTCCGAGAGATCGAGCTCGTCGACGGGCAGTTGCTGGTCAACGGCCGGCCGGTGACGATCCGCGGCGTCAACCGCCACGACTTCCACCCTGACCGCGGCCGCGCCGTCCCGCTCGAGACGATGCGGGAAGACGTCGAACTGATGAAACGGCATAACATCAACGCGGTTCGGACTGCCCACTACCCGAACGATCCGCGATTCTACGAACTCTGTAACGAGTACGGACTCTACGTGCTCGATGAGACCGACCTCGAGTGCCACGGAATGGTCCACGCGGAGACGACGGACCACATAAGCGACGACCCCCGCTGGGAAGCCGCATACGTCGACCGGATGGTTCGGATGGTCGAACGCGACAAGAACCATCCCAGCGTCATCGTCTGGTCGCTCGGTAACGAGTCAGGTCTGGGGGCACACCACGAGCGAATGGCCGCGGCGACTCGCGAGCGCGACCCGACGCGGCCGATCCACTACGAGCCGGACACCGACCAGACGGTCTCAGACATCATCGGGCCGATGTATCCGCCGTTCGAGCAACTCGAGGAGTGGGCCATGGACGACCTCGAGCATCCGGTCATTCTCTGTGAGTACGCCCACGCGATGGGGAACGGGCCGGGGAATCTCCGGGAGTTCTGGGACCTCTTTTACGAGCACGACGGGCTGCAGGGCGGCTTCGTTTGGGACTGGATCGATCAGGGACTCCGGCGGACGGCCGACGACGGGACGGAGTGGTTCGCCTACGGCGGCGACTTCGGCGACGAGCCCAACGACGCGAACTTCAACATCAACGGGCTCGTCTTCCCCGATCGGAAGCCGTCGCCCGGGCTCACCGAGTACAAGAAGGTCATCGAACCGGTCGTCTTAGGCGAGGCGGCGCTCGAGCGCGGGGAACTCACCGTCGAGAACCGGTACGATTTCCGGTCGCTCGAGCACCTTCGCGCCTCCTGGCGCGTGCTGTCCGACGGCCGTGTCGTCC
Coding sequences within it:
- a CDS encoding RICIN domain-containing protein, with translation MVRDIEPQGSGNASERDVGPTFDRRTILGLLGAGGLAATYGSGAARADGGQPAQQKGDSGPTRKWNQDIDAQEHDLSNLGSLEVDHVYTAARNADVIVWKDDDGVFHADGADGHVASGEDVIEVTQAAVDSLTDSRDWKERVAVVSPSTVGPVDGSGDVPTYEGSNDIKGIELPSYTVLDVPATMRVEDEGDQALVVPVEAHDVEHVEIPNLRVVGNPRFGLFLRSVRNLRLRNVSVEMTGESPRGGIGVRIDGFAHGRGEDTVRCTDIQIDSVYVENSGGHAFETYAVDRIQVGQVIANGVESGCGVLLNETTDATVGSVVGKEIDPGGGYAGFRVANGTHDVTCDQVVVRGGARGIFGVSGSHNITIGEVNISEMLGGVFIEDNQNFTIEGGVVKNCDWEAVRIHSRSDFQHDPTNGVTIANLRTYDDRPADEREQSYGIYVSGGQTSNVRIIDCDVRGGGTDQNIRVDADDTVLQNNHGGGLAKGTASLESGTDPAATVEGVSPFGYQQPSLRADPVEAAGVTFAYDHYFLWNADTEAWDLHFEWKRDPGQDVDVQYVVDNPRANLGTHESMDDGGELTELEAGTYRLTSALNDDDIVMSVDGDLADSANVYNDTWGEANGQVWDVTELEDGVFRISPTDADGLALETADGGTDTGTNLELGAWEEADHQKFEANPVAPDRYSLEPTHADDLAVDVWETDPDPGADLRHWNVTNGSNQLWSFQDPQDG
- a CDS encoding oligogalacturonate lyase family protein, whose product is MGDELRQGPNAGRTLPPERERFTDPETGAQVTRLTSDPGADSRHLYFTEPGWYDDGRQLLVRSDRDGTQQLYSIALESGGITQLTDLPAEIGGVTRVATEPTALFWCDDRLVVLDLESLEVTPLYERPDGYTGSIAAGTADGARAVVALSEVLDIEGRSDDREQWIADRMDAGPHSKVISVPLSGDEPTVHVEEDRWLNHVNASPTRPELVTYCEEGTWEDVDRIRALNLETDETWLVRRTDEDEAVGHEYWLADGETIGYHGWRGSRDDPDPFFGHVRYDGTERREWPAPDIYTHFHSNTRDLAVGDGTYRGAPFDLLWEWDDGADEYRMPRKLASHGWSGDGDVHPHSRLSPDGNYVVFDSSRGGTGSDVYVVEIPDDLGDLPTFDGRES
- a CDS encoding DUF2264 domain-containing protein, coding for MNPIAENPLRTRTDFQRAVEGLVDPLYDHASPGGARVRPTAAGAHFPAVAAELEGFARPLWGLVPLSVHSTSDRWDLVRRGLVNGTDPAHDEYWGEAGDGSQKHVEMAAIGLGLALTPERIWDPLSEPERERLVRWLNQINDAELHDCNWLFFRVMVNMGLRSVGATHDWKRTQASLDRLESFYQGDGWYTDGPAGDGSPIDYYLPWAMHFYGLVYAAVCGDEDPERAGRFRERAAEFATSHVHWFDDEGRALPYGRSLTYRFAQAGFWGALAFADLNPLPWGVIRGLWARNVRWWLNQPIFTDGGLLSVGYRYPTLKTSEVYNSPNSPYWATKAFLPLALEPTHPFWQADEEPLPDRPETVVQSEPRKVICRDDEHLFALSLAQDSIYGPEKYGKFAYSATFGFSMAGQNAGLGEAGHDSSLALSPDGDQYKAPAPESVTATEADGTTLKSLWTPWDDVRVETWLAPALPWHVRVHRLETSRPLHSEEGGFALDRTGDDDPTRFSHETEGATARAAYPNGTSLITDLRGDRRPEIVPEEPNTNLMHPRTVVPTLRNRYDAGEHWLVTAVRATPEGPVDFDRTPELVTADGDDRIAIETADGDRILECRPGEISGTGGTE